The following are encoded together in the Oncorhynchus kisutch isolate 150728-3 linkage group LG8, Okis_V2, whole genome shotgun sequence genome:
- the emb gene encoding embigin isoform X2, producing the protein MFSPWILSLQLILFPLFWRGIYTKTNPSLALTVPVTTVFKSAVLKGDSLVEKVEILKPIDLELACTWTGNPNKLPNITGYWRKDGSEITNSRLTVQLENEQYNLKRVFRITGDTLGNYSCIFSDTDEAKIDFNVAAPEMDDKKDKPIVAYVGDSVAMACKTKLPPNTWLWYRANGTEQELINATTDPLRYKISVDGNTTKLTVMNLTEEDSGVYVCSAIYNIKASVSRVEVRVITFMEPLKPFIAIVAEVIILVLLILLYERWSSQRSSHSPTENGVHAEPTHKLTREGNNGMDENTTTRQRKI; encoded by the exons ACAAATCCTTCGTTGGCTTTGACAGTTCCAGTCACAACAGTCTTTAAGAGTGCAGTCCTGAAAG GTGACAGTCTGGTTGAAAAAGTTGAAATCTTGAAACCCATCGATTTAGAGCTAGCATGTACCTGGACCGGTAATCCAAACAAATTACCAAACATTACCGGGTACTGGCGAAAAGATGGGAGTGAAATTACTAACTCTCGGCTTACTGTACAATTGGAGAATGAACAATATAATCTCAAAAGAGT ATTCAGAATTACTGGGGATACCCTTGGGAACTACTCATGCATCTTTAGTGATACCGACGAGGCAAAAATTGATTTCAATGTGGcag CCCCAGAGATGGATGATAAGAAGGACAAGCCGATTGTTGCGTATGTGGGTGACTCTGTTGCGATGGCCTGTAAAACCAAGCTTCCCCCTAACACTTGGCTTTGGTACAGAGCAAACGGAACCGAGCAG GAACTCATCAATGCAACTACTGACCCCCTTCGTTACAAGATCAGTGTGGATGGAAACACAACCAAGCTCACTGTGATGAACCTGACAGAGGAGGACTCTGGTGTCTATGTCTGCAGTGCCATCTATAACATCAAGGCCAGTGTGAGCCGGGTGGAAGTTCGGGTCATCACCTTCATGGAGCCTCTGAAACCCTTCATAGCCATCGTGGCTGAGGTGATCATCCTGGTCCTCCTCATTCTGCTCTATGAGAGGTGGAGCTCACAGAGGAGCAGTCACTCGCCCACAG AAAATGGGGTGCATGCTGAACCAACACATAAATT GACAAGGGAAGGTAATAATGGAATGGATGAGAATACCACAACGAGACAACGAAAGATTTAA
- the emb gene encoding embigin isoform X1: MFSPWILSLQLILFPLFWRGIYTTETNPSLALTVPVTTVFKSAVLKGDSLVEKVEILKPIDLELACTWTGNPNKLPNITGYWRKDGSEITNSRLTVQLENEQYNLKRVFRITGDTLGNYSCIFSDTDEAKIDFNVAAPEMDDKKDKPIVAYVGDSVAMACKTKLPPNTWLWYRANGTEQELINATTDPLRYKISVDGNTTKLTVMNLTEEDSGVYVCSAIYNIKASVSRVEVRVITFMEPLKPFIAIVAEVIILVLLILLYERWSSQRSSHSPTENGVHAEPTHKLTREGNNGMDENTTTRQRKI, translated from the exons ACAAATCCTTCGTTGGCTTTGACAGTTCCAGTCACAACAGTCTTTAAGAGTGCAGTCCTGAAAG GTGACAGTCTGGTTGAAAAAGTTGAAATCTTGAAACCCATCGATTTAGAGCTAGCATGTACCTGGACCGGTAATCCAAACAAATTACCAAACATTACCGGGTACTGGCGAAAAGATGGGAGTGAAATTACTAACTCTCGGCTTACTGTACAATTGGAGAATGAACAATATAATCTCAAAAGAGT ATTCAGAATTACTGGGGATACCCTTGGGAACTACTCATGCATCTTTAGTGATACCGACGAGGCAAAAATTGATTTCAATGTGGcag CCCCAGAGATGGATGATAAGAAGGACAAGCCGATTGTTGCGTATGTGGGTGACTCTGTTGCGATGGCCTGTAAAACCAAGCTTCCCCCTAACACTTGGCTTTGGTACAGAGCAAACGGAACCGAGCAG GAACTCATCAATGCAACTACTGACCCCCTTCGTTACAAGATCAGTGTGGATGGAAACACAACCAAGCTCACTGTGATGAACCTGACAGAGGAGGACTCTGGTGTCTATGTCTGCAGTGCCATCTATAACATCAAGGCCAGTGTGAGCCGGGTGGAAGTTCGGGTCATCACCTTCATGGAGCCTCTGAAACCCTTCATAGCCATCGTGGCTGAGGTGATCATCCTGGTCCTCCTCATTCTGCTCTATGAGAGGTGGAGCTCACAGAGGAGCAGTCACTCGCCCACAG AAAATGGGGTGCATGCTGAACCAACACATAAATT GACAAGGGAAGGTAATAATGGAATGGATGAGAATACCACAACGAGACAACGAAAGATTTAA